One region of Cryptosporidium parvum Iowa II chromosome 4, whole genome shotgun sequence genomic DNA includes:
- a CDS encoding MJ050-like PP-loop ATpase, protein MKTKKVVGLISGGKDSIFNLLCCKSLGFEILALANLTPEDIVEIDSYMYQSVGKELVPLISECMEVPLIRKSISGKAINQEMNYKTTQGDEVEDLFELLKNVKEKFPDIQGVSCGAVMSNYQRNRLEEVCHRLRLQSFCFMWMLPEHALLNSIIESGLRSMIVKVASFGLNGSFLGRMISDCVDDFENIQNKICRDFHCCGEGGEYESLTVDGPNHLFRNNYISIESFQSICLDSNPYAPVYALRPIEYQLRRKEKSNDEEIKTVLPFLDPNYSLFYYICDTGRYKLASFEPEKGIEPETKINTIDISIENLSDSNDLFEIHSFETETTFLITIDLNFNSLNTNSYSEKISKFILEHLSNKDWFISSKAIYFDVLIPLFETENAFFRIFELSELWDMINLESFGVKWNPVININYSTNKRVINSKFHIVIVKNSINDGQILIKESCSSSISSYGTSIPRSFSNCIIVSSGKSFNLLSNFQYKSGEIEDTCILLSSSIYGLIPHSGVVPNCKQIKNFLEMVDSKGFKNLDIQLSIELSLSLRSFRCDLNSSIYNSHILGFKNDVEYRFDVFNITHVWIIEISKNEGISLSKVADYFKSLINEYNYNKSYDSNKWSEIQKFIETSKYPSIDPIIIPMHVDYLPSNTMCKLIPVSIIMNDYKDYYVELSNSDFNFWTFESRSFSNNKAIIILFELKETKIVSAEKWEKIMNDLRVSVQNTLGKHGFSLDDKVICSKFFVINEYYNLINQYQDQLIRASFISPVRMLPNSSVIKYLIIVGN, encoded by the coding sequence ATGAAAACAAAGAAAGTTGTTGGGCTAATTTCTGGAGGAAAAGATAGTATTTTTAACCTTTTATGCTGTAAATCCCTCGGATTTGAGATTTTAGCTCTAGCAAATTTAACTCCTGAGGATATAGTTGAAATTGATAGTTATATGTATCAAAGCGTAGGAAAAGAATTGGTTCCACTTATTTCGGAATGTATGGAGGTTCCATTAATTCGTAAAAGTATTTCAGGAAAAGCGATTAATCAGGAAATGAATTATAAAACTACTCAAGGAGATGAAGTAGAAGACTTATTTgaacttttaaaaaatgttaaagAAAAGTTCCCAGATATTCAAGGAGTTAGTTGTGGGGCAGTCATGTCAAATTACCAAAGGAATCGACTTGAAGAAGTATGCCACCGATTAAGACTACAAAGCTTTTGTTTTATGTGGATGTTACCAGAGCAtgcattattaaattctatTATAGAAAGTGGATTAAGAAGTATGATAGTAAAAGTTGCATCATTTGGATTAAATGGAAGTTTTCTTGGGAGGATGATTTCTGACTGTGTAGATgactttgaaaatattcaaaataaaatatgcAGAGATTTTCATTGTTGTGGAGAAGGAGGTGAATACGAGTCATTAACAGTTGATGGACCAAACCACTTATTTAggaataattatatttccATTGAAAGTTTTCAAAGTATTTGCTTAGACTCAAATCCTTATGCTCCTGTTTATGCTTTGAGACCAATAGAATATCAGTTGAGgaggaaagaaaaaagtaatgatgaagaaatcAAAACAGTTTTGCCATTTTTGGACCCTAATTACAGCTTATTTTACTACATTTGTGATACAGGTAGATATAAGTTAGCTAGTTTTGAACCTGAGAAAGGAATTGAGCCggaaacaaaaattaatacaattgATATAAGTATTGAAAATCTGAGTGAttcaaatgatttatttgaaatacaCTCTTTTGAAACAGAAACAACTTTTTTGATTACCATTGacttaaattttaattctttaaatactAATTCTTATTcagaaaaaatttcaaaatttattttagaaCATTTAAGTAATAAAGATTGGTTTATTTCAAGCAAAGCCATATACTTTGATGTACTAATTCCATTATTCGAAACGGAAAATGCATTTTTCAggatttttgaattatctgAACTTTGGGATATGATTAATTTGGAAAGTTTTGGGGTAAAATGGAATCCCGTAATAAATATCAACTATTCCACTAATAAACGagtaattaattcaaagttTCACATAGTTATTGTTAAAAACAGTATAAATGATGGGCAAATATTGATTAAAGAATCATGTTCATCGTCTATCTCATCTTATGGAACTTCAATCCCAAGGTCTTTTTCAAATTGCATTATTGTTTCAAGTGGaaaatcttttaatttattaagtAACTTCCAATATAAATCAGGGGAAATTGAGGATACTTGCATTTTACTGAGTTCAAGTATTTATGGACTGATTCCCCACTCTGGAGTAGTTCCAAACTGTAAACAAATTAAGAATTTCTTAGAGATGGTAGATTCAAAAGGTTTTAAGAATTTGGATATCCAATTATCTATTGAACTCTCACTTTCATTAAGATCTTTCAGATGCGATTTGAATTCATCAATTTATAATTCTCACATATTAGGCTTTAAAAATGATGTGGAATACAGATTTGatgtatttaatattacacACGTATGGATAATTGAGATATCTAAGAATGAAGGAATTTCATTATCTAAAGTTGCTGATTACTTTAAATCTCTAATAAATGagtataattataataaaagttaCGATTCTAACAAATGGTCggaaattcaaaaatttattgaaacCTCGAAATATCCCTCGATAGATCCAATAATCATTCCAATGCATGTTGATTATTTACCTTCCAATACAATGTGCAAGTTAATTCCagtttcaataattatgaACGATTACAAAGATTATTATGTGGAGTTATCAAATTCtgactttaatttttggaCCTTTGAATCAAGGtctttttcaaataataaagcaataataatattatttgagttGAAAGAAACCAAAATAGTTTCAGCAGAAAAATgggaaaaaataatgaatgaCCTTAGAGTGTCTGTTCAAAATACTCTGGGCAAACACGGTTTCTCTTTGGATGACAAGGTAATTTGTTCCAAGTTCTttgttattaatgaatattataatttgattaatcAATATCAAGACCAATTAATCCGTGcttcttttatttctcCTGTGAGAATGCTACCAAATTCTTCAGTTATAAAATATCTAATTATTGTTGGAAATTAA
- a CDS encoding hypothetical protein (amino terminal region conserved in plasmodium and perhaps wider conservation), which produces MSQTSTRNARPKTLDPQKKLQVVFSISQLEKALEESNDKLEPDEVRSIIDEEKQRIQEVINQMRAEEKEKSSQRQSTGNDSSVSSSTSKDKDNSNTNTHAGSATSSGGSSCAGGLGGSSGSLSGATASSILVPPVEICPLNVPKLIAFQRPEHYIRFPVHKEFVSGIRLEDGTVVHYNMVKVDEEFLQSLSEHMKVGVSESDFIKMIDFMEKSTGRGSEISFDEALQICRERGLSSIKNQQALLIYKYWRMRRHKLGKPLLRHFWPITSPHDSSPYACFRPRVREKMTLRRPRRNNKETLEKLEKLLDDFRKVEKSFRKLRQRDEKKLLLAELDTCIFDQRRHEITDPFYRCPIWDRLKNYKQQKRQHKKEMRGVSQLSIGTGAGGSIAQLFTGGGVMGLTAGSPLFIQGGDFSSSFNPGDLSMFIKKLSSEIGNLDMLLKYSWENETSLLSYYYYGSLQLTSSIFNVFRTYAGKQDHTEAIKNGENTDQSFSVMSDGNKGEVIMPQTPGHSNIEPAKLNEDCQQSQENQAQPGPSPAFCRIAIPNYIQSIYKNGVDLARLEPLQSLRTPCRPHRLVRRRGRGGRIWFDRHLLFQDNFEPYFTDPDKLDLASNCGGSNQFIISSYFRKTASMCDLIDELCTEGNFDPFGNSSNGNNTQGISVSISSSSNNTGIHHSSMNDLPKSTIRLSGAMNNPNSNLGAASMPINPVIGVNNTNSAAGFSTGNQNPTNRSIPRNASYLDAEMTC; this is translated from the coding sequence ATGTCGCAGACTTCAACACGTAATGCGAGGCCAAAGACACTGGACCCACAGAAAAAGCTCCAAGTAGTTTTTTCCATTAGCCAATTAGAAAAGGCTCTTGAAGAAAGCAATGACAAACTTGAGCCTGATGAAGTTCGCAGCATAATCGACGAAGAGAAGCAGAGGATCCAAGAGGTGATCAATCAAATGAGAGCGgaggaaaaagaaaaatcttCACAGAGACAGTCTACTGGAAATGATTCCTCGGTATCTTCATCAACTTCTAAGGACAAAGATAACTCTAATACGAACACACATGCAGGTTCTGCCACGTCATCTGGCGGGAGCTCGTGTGCAGGTGGGCTGGGAGGATCGTCAGGTTCTTTATCGGGAGCTACAGCTTCATCGATTTTGGTTCCTCCAGTAGAGATTTGCCCACTTAATGTTCCAAAGCTGATAGCATTTCAAAGGCCTGAACACTATATAAGATTTCCGGTTCATAAAGAGTTTGTTTCTGGGATTCGCTTGGAGGATGGGACTGTGGTGCATTATAATATGGTCAAGGTAGATGAGGAGTTCTTACAGAGTTTGTCTGAACACATGAAGGTTGGAGTTTCTGAGTCAGATTTTATTAAGATGATCGATTTTATGGAGAAGAGTACTGGTAGAGGAAGTGAGATAAGCTTCGATGAGGCTTTGCAAATATGCAGGGAGAGGGGCTTGTCATCCATAAAAAATCAACAGGCCTTGTTAATTTATAAGTATTGGAGGATGCGTCGTCATAAGTTAGGAAAGCCATTATTACGTCATTTTTGGCCAATTACTTCACCTCATGATTCATCTCCATATGCATGCTTTAGGCCTCGAGTGAGAGAAAAAATGACTTTGAGACGGCCAAGGCGGAATAACAAGGAGACTTTGGAAAAGTTGGAGAAGCTTTTGGACGACTTCCGTAAAGTTGAGAAAAGCTTTAGGAAGCTTAGACAAAGGGATGAAAAGAAGCTTCTACTGGCAGAGCTGGACACTTGCATTTTCGATCAGAGACGGCACGAGATCACCGATCCGTTCTATAGATGCCCGATCTGGGATAGGCTAAAGAACTACAAGCAGCAGAAGAGACAACATAAGAAAGAAATGAGAGGAGTTTCCCAGCTTTCTATTGGAACAGGAGCAGGGGGTTCTATTGCTCAGCTTTTTACTGGCGGTGGAGTTATGGGCTTAACGGCAGGCTCCCCGTTATTTATCCAGGGTGGAGATTTTTCTTCTAGTTTTAATCCTGGAGATCTGAGTATGTTCATTAAAAAGCTATCTTCAGAGATTGGTAACCTAGATATGCTTCTTAAGTATTCTTGGGAAAATGAAACGTCACTTCTTTCTTACTATTACTATGGTTCTTTACAACTTACCTCTTCTATTTTTAATGTTTTTAGGACTTATGCTGGTAAACAAGATCATACAGAAGCCATTAAGAATGGAGAAAACACGGATCAATCTTTTTCGGTGATGAGTGATGGCAATAAAGGAGAGGTCATAATGCCTCAAACCCCTGGCCATTCTAATATAGAGCCTGCAAAGTTAAATGAAGATTGCCAACAGAGCCAGGAAAACCAAGCACAACCTGGGCCTTCACCCGCTTTCTGTAGGATTGCTATTCCGAATTATATTCAGtctatatataaaaatggGGTTGACCTTGCCAGATTGGAGCCTCTACAAAGTCTGAGAACTCCATGCAGACCTCATAGGCTTGTTCGTAGACGAGGGAGAGGAGGAAGAATATGGTTTGATCGCCATTTACTATTTCAAGACAATTTTGAACCATATTTCACTGATCCGGATAAACTCGATCTCGCTAGTAACTGTGGGGGGAGTAaccaatttattataagtTCATATTTTAGGAAAACCGCCTCCATGTGCGATCTTATTGATGAGCTTTGCACTGAAGGTAACTTTGATCCTTTTGGTAATAGTAGCAATGGAAACAACACACAAGGAATCTCAGTCAGTATTTCCTCAAGCTCTAATAATACTGGTATCCATCACAGTTCAATGAATGATCTTCCTAAATCGACTATTAGACTTTCCGGCGCAATGAATAATCCTAATTCTAACCTCGGAGCTGCTAGTATGCCTATAAATCCTGTCATTGGGGTAAATAATACCAATTCAGCAGCTGGATTTTCTACTGGAAACCAAAATCCAACTAACAGATCCATTCCAAGGAATGCTTCATATCTAGATGCTGAGATGACGTGCTAG
- a CDS encoding RAD14/XpA, DNA excision repair protein, with protein KMSHSCRSCRCDLGNNLSVAVEETLKSVGIYVCRRCFFQGKDDEYSKMTQTNAMKDYALSAQDLSGEGFAIVKKPTSYGKNRFMKLYYKFQVEEAAIKKYGSVEQALAESTNAEDRKIQKKINKRLGITSELSEKEQKKMEQKRLRIEKRLENENKKRMLKQESYHEHDFDPPVKINTESGLYKKKCKICGFELTWEEI; from the coding sequence aaaatgtCTCACTCATGTAGGAGTTGTAGATGCGACCTCGGAAATAATCTTTCAGTTGCAGTGGAGGAAACTCTGAAGAGCGTAGGCATATATGTATGTAGAAGATGCTTTTTTCAAGGGAAAGATGATGAATATAGTAAAATGACTCAGACAAATGCAATGAAGGATTATGCATTAAGTGCTCAAGATTTAAGTGGAGAAGGGTTTGCAATAGTCAAGAAACCAACTTCTTATGGGAAGAACAGATTTATGAAGTTGTACTACAAATTTCAGGTTGAAGAAGCtgcaataaaaaaatacgGAAGCGTAGAACAAGCATTGGCTGAGTCAACAAATGCTGAAGATAGAAAAATACAGAAGAAGATAAATAAGAGACTCGGGATAACGAGTGAGCTAAGCGAAAAGGAACAGAAGAAAATGGAACAAAAAAGGTTAAGGATTGAAAAAAGacttgaaaatgaaaacaaGAAAAGGATGTTAAAACAAGAAAGTTACCATGAACATGATTTCGACCCCCCTgtcaaaattaatacagAAAGTGGTCtttataagaaaaaatgcAAAATCTGTGGATTCGAGCTGACTTGGGAGGAAATTTAG
- a CDS encoding hypothetical protein (similar to NTF2, domain found in RNA transport proteins) produces MDQSINLNPQFDQIGKQFVQHYYQTFQTNRPALGGLYGPQSMLTWEDTQFQGQANIVNKFNSLNFQRVQFEITRVDCQPSPNNGSIVFVTGDVRIDDGQPLKFSQVFNLMPSGNGGFMIFNDLFRLNLG; encoded by the coding sequence ATGGATCAAAGCATTAATCTGAACCCTCAATTCGACCAAATTGGTAAACAATTTGTACAACATTATTACCAAACATTTCAAACAAATAGACCTGCTCTTGGAGGATTATATGGTCCCCAATCAATGTTAACATGGGAAGATACTCAATTCCAAGGTCAAGCCAATATTGTTAACAAGTTTAATTCTCTTAATTTCCAAAGAGTCCAATTTGAAATCACTCGTGTAGACTGCCAACCTTCTCCAAACAATGGTTCAATAGTTTTTGTTACTGGAGATGTTAGAATTGATGATGGCCAACCTTTGAAATTTTCACAAGTCTTCAATCTTATGCCTTCTGGGAACGGTGGATTCATGATTTTTAACGATCTATTTAGACTAAATCTTggttaa